The following are encoded in a window of Octopus sinensis linkage group LG23, ASM634580v1, whole genome shotgun sequence genomic DNA:
- the LOC115223692 gene encoding protein PXR1-like, whose amino-acid sequence EREKRERKRRKKEKRDAREKKEREERKRREKREKRREKREK is encoded by the exons gagagagagaagagggaaagaaagagaagaaagaaagagaaaagagacgcgagagag aagaaagaaagagaagagagaaagagaagagagaagcgagagaagagaagagagaagcgagagaag